Proteins encoded within one genomic window of Pararhizobium capsulatum DSM 1112:
- the upp gene encoding uracil phosphoribosyltransferase translates to MDGVTVINHPLVQHKLTIMRKKETSTAGFRRLLREISTLLCYEVTRDLELTMETIETPLQTIQAPVLEGKKLVFASILRAGNGLLEGMLELVPSARVSHVGVYRDHETLEAVEYYFKAPEAMSERLVIVVDPMLATGNSSIAAIDKLKERGAKNLRFLCLLAAPEGIRNFQAAHPDVPIYTASIDSHLNEKGYIMPGLGDAGDRMYGTK, encoded by the coding sequence ATGGACGGCGTAACGGTCATCAATCATCCGCTCGTGCAGCACAAGCTGACCATCATGCGCAAGAAGGAAACCTCGACCGCCGGTTTTCGCCGGTTGCTGCGCGAGATTTCCACGCTGCTCTGCTACGAGGTCACCCGCGATCTCGAACTGACGATGGAAACCATCGAGACACCGCTGCAGACGATCCAGGCGCCGGTTCTCGAAGGCAAGAAGCTGGTCTTCGCCTCGATCCTGCGCGCCGGCAACGGCCTGCTCGAAGGCATGCTGGAACTCGTCCCATCCGCCCGCGTCTCCCATGTCGGCGTCTACCGCGACCACGAGACGCTGGAGGCCGTCGAATATTACTTCAAGGCGCCGGAAGCGATGTCGGAACGCCTCGTCATCGTCGTCGACCCGATGCTTGCCACCGGCAACTCCTCGATCGCCGCGATCGACAAACTGAAGGAACGCGGCGCGAAGAACCTGCGTTTCCTCTGCCTGCTGGCAGCCCCCGAGGGCATCCGCAACTTCCAGGCCGCGCACCCGGACGTTCCGATCTACACCGCCTCCATCGACAGCCATCTCAATGAAAAAGGCTACATCATGCCCGGCCTCGGCGATGCCGGCGACCGGATGTATGGGACGAAGTAA
- a CDS encoding antitoxin MazE family protein → MPASVNERVNKRREALRAAGLRPLQIWIPDLRKPGFAEECRRQAVLVALADGQDDDLQSFMDAALVDDASDE, encoded by the coding sequence ATGCCCGCATCCGTCAATGAACGCGTAAACAAGCGTCGGGAAGCCTTGCGAGCAGCTGGACTTCGGCCGCTTCAGATATGGATACCCGATCTGCGCAAGCCGGGTTTTGCGGAGGAGTGCCGCCGTCAGGCGGTTCTTGTCGCCCTCGCCGATGGGCAGGATGACGATCTGCAAAGCTTTATGGATGCAGCCCTCGTCGATGACGCCAGCGACGAATGA
- a CDS encoding adenosine deaminase — MTAHLKKAELHCHIEGAASPALALDMARKYNVDVSDIIRDGAYVWTEFSDFLICYDKVAELFRTEEDYALLAETYLTELADAGTIYSEIIVSPDHGNTIGIGADAYIRGLAAGIEAAKAKTGIEGRMIITIIRHYGAERAEKTALYAAERAHPLVTGFNLAGEERMHKIADFTRAFDIARDSGLGITIHAGEMAGAFSVRDALDHVRPARISHGVRAIEDADLVARIADEGVVLETCPGSNVALKVFPDFPSHPLRALRDAGCRVTLNSDDPPFFHTSLAQEYEIASHVLGFSDNEINGMTRTAIEAAFVDEPTRARLLAKL, encoded by the coding sequence TTGACTGCACATCTGAAGAAAGCCGAGCTGCACTGCCATATCGAAGGTGCGGCCTCGCCAGCGCTCGCGCTCGACATGGCGCGCAAATACAACGTCGATGTCAGCGACATCATTCGCGACGGCGCCTATGTCTGGACCGAATTTTCCGATTTTCTGATCTGCTACGACAAGGTAGCCGAACTCTTCCGCACCGAAGAAGACTATGCGTTGCTCGCAGAAACCTACCTCACCGAACTGGCCGACGCCGGCACGATCTACAGCGAAATCATCGTTTCCCCCGATCACGGCAACACCATCGGTATCGGTGCGGATGCCTATATTCGCGGGCTTGCCGCCGGGATCGAGGCGGCGAAAGCCAAGACCGGCATCGAAGGCCGGATGATCATCACCATCATCCGTCACTACGGTGCAGAACGGGCGGAAAAGACCGCGCTTTACGCGGCCGAGCGCGCCCATCCGCTGGTCACCGGCTTCAACCTGGCCGGCGAGGAGCGCATGCACAAGATCGCAGATTTTACCCGTGCCTTCGATATCGCCCGCGACAGCGGTCTTGGCATCACCATCCATGCCGGCGAGATGGCCGGCGCCTTCAGTGTGCGAGACGCGCTCGACCATGTGCGCCCGGCGCGCATCAGCCATGGGGTGCGGGCCATTGAGGATGCCGATCTCGTCGCGCGCATCGCCGACGAAGGCGTCGTGCTCGAAACCTGCCCGGGCTCCAATGTCGCCCTCAAGGTGTTCCCGGATTTCCCGTCCCATCCGCTGCGCGCCCTTCGTGACGCCGGCTGCCGGGTGACGCTGAACTCCGACGATCCGCCCTTCTTCCACACATCGCTGGCACAGGAATACGAGATCGCCTCGCATGTCCTAGGCTTCAGCGATAACGAGATCAACGGGATGACGCGCACGGCGATCGAGGCCGCGTTCGTGGACGAGCCTACTCGTGCTCGGCTTCTGGCCAAACTTTAG
- a CDS encoding type II toxin-antitoxin system PemK/MazF family toxin yields MKRGDLVTIAMPGDFGKPRPALIIQADQFTETATVTVLLISGTLVEAPLLRITVEPTMQNGLRKTSQIMVDKAMSVRRDKLGQAFGHLPDEAMVSVNRSLALFLGFA; encoded by the coding sequence ATGAAGCGAGGCGATCTTGTGACCATCGCCATGCCCGGTGATTTCGGCAAGCCGCGCCCGGCCCTGATCATCCAGGCGGATCAGTTTACGGAAACCGCGACTGTTACGGTGCTTCTGATTTCGGGAACGCTTGTGGAGGCACCCTTGCTGCGCATCACCGTGGAGCCTACGATGCAGAATGGCTTGCGCAAGACCTCGCAGATCATGGTGGACAAAGCGATGTCCGTCCGGCGGGACAAATTGGGGCAGGCTTTCGGCCATTTGCCGGACGAGGCTATGGTGTCCGTAAACCGCTCGCTCGCGCTTTTCCTCGGTTTTGCCTGA
- a CDS encoding TIGR02281 family clan AA aspartic protease has protein sequence MLMRLSIFAAGIALVAMVLPGVATTYLERADTVSREASRPKATSAASYAGGKGVTIEATQGHFFGTFEINGRKQSGLIDTGASVIAINVSMSRSLGIAPGSLQYNARASTANGIVKAASVVLDRVKIGTISVDNVQAMVLPDASLSGMLVGMSFLNRLSSYRVENGALHLVN, from the coding sequence ATGCTTATGCGCCTTTCGATCTTTGCAGCCGGCATTGCACTGGTGGCGATGGTTCTGCCGGGCGTTGCAACGACATATCTGGAGCGGGCGGATACGGTGTCACGCGAGGCCTCACGGCCGAAAGCCACCTCGGCAGCGAGCTATGCCGGTGGCAAGGGCGTGACGATTGAGGCGACGCAGGGGCACTTTTTCGGCACCTTCGAGATCAATGGCCGCAAGCAGAGTGGCCTGATCGATACCGGTGCGAGCGTCATCGCCATCAATGTGTCGATGTCGCGCAGCCTCGGGATCGCGCCAGGCAGCCTGCAGTACAATGCCCGTGCCAGCACGGCAAACGGCATCGTCAAGGCGGCCTCCGTGGTTCTCGACCGCGTGAAAATCGGCACGATCAGCGTCGACAATGTCCAGGCGATGGTGCTGCCGGATGCTTCGCTGTCCGGCATGCTCGTCGGCATGAGCTTCCTCAACCGGCTGTCGTCCTACCGGGTCGAGAACGGCGCGCTGCACCTTGTCAATTGA